A genomic region of Alicyclobacillus sp. SO9 contains the following coding sequences:
- a CDS encoding DUF6025 family protein, with translation MSVINEQKKSLKLLESIGLFSGEFGLPKLNTERIEEFATRVRSFDWVHMGKSSLNTGALISVLESDSDLLPPRSGHIGNWSDIAHGRAGMIDYNKAICAEKNLGYALIYSFNQTETDDVVNGDWIYLPGSIVEGSNRQKLPLYTWNGSEFTERDRNRSYFTPFVFTESNNSLESLVTLHWKRMSNLKQFNFKLEASVVWENREIFQEMIKRLIIEAQSASNKERALSDIISHVACLDGQVSRCNIISDGTSYKIGGTYFKDINEVVNAMLIPFLATVEPLEFADRIPYLPDEVPVMSNNVVSIISAIFNTHYPSGNVIRATMTQPCNPHFHWGALGMAGYPPLKTGYFSEKSSIKSTKKICNTLVNSFMSVDPIYFVLMPASIFTICPTTEHKHDVDLVEDMLKTVLTKTDCHAETDILMNQISSIVSTWIETNQKYLSEYYMNRFSARRSVLNKVTLPTFSETVEPPSFRRLSLRQNSMVVGALIESLNERG, from the coding sequence ATGTCAGTGATAAACGAGCAGAAGAAATCACTTAAGTTACTTGAGTCAATTGGGCTTTTCAGCGGAGAATTTGGTTTGCCAAAGTTGAACACTGAAAGAATAGAGGAATTTGCGACTAGAGTAAGAAGTTTTGATTGGGTGCACATGGGCAAGTCGAGTTTAAACACGGGAGCACTTATTTCGGTGCTTGAATCAGATTCTGACCTGCTACCACCTCGATCTGGCCACATTGGTAATTGGAGTGATATAGCGCATGGTCGTGCAGGAATGATCGATTACAACAAGGCCATCTGTGCTGAGAAAAATCTGGGATATGCCTTAATATACTCATTTAACCAAACGGAAACAGACGATGTTGTTAATGGGGATTGGATTTATCTCCCAGGATCAATTGTCGAAGGAAGCAACCGCCAGAAATTACCGCTCTACACGTGGAATGGAAGTGAATTTACTGAACGTGATCGTAACCGCTCATATTTTACTCCATTCGTATTCACCGAGTCAAATAATAGTCTTGAATCTCTTGTTACTCTTCACTGGAAAAGAATGAGTAATCTAAAGCAATTCAATTTCAAATTGGAAGCATCTGTTGTGTGGGAAAATAGGGAGATATTTCAGGAAATGATCAAACGACTCATAATAGAAGCCCAGAGCGCTAGCAACAAAGAACGTGCCCTCAGTGATATCATCTCCCACGTCGCCTGTCTTGATGGACAGGTTAGCCGATGTAACATTATCAGTGACGGTACTTCTTATAAAATTGGAGGTACTTATTTCAAAGATATTAATGAAGTTGTTAATGCCATGCTGATCCCGTTCCTTGCCACAGTAGAACCCTTGGAGTTTGCGGACCGGATTCCATATCTCCCGGATGAAGTACCTGTTATGTCGAATAACGTTGTTAGCATTATCTCCGCCATCTTCAATACTCATTATCCAAGTGGGAATGTCATCCGTGCTACTATGACACAACCATGTAATCCCCATTTTCACTGGGGAGCATTGGGTATGGCTGGGTATCCTCCGCTAAAAACGGGATATTTTTCCGAGAAATCATCTATAAAAAGTACCAAGAAAATTTGTAACACCCTTGTTAATTCATTTATGTCTGTAGATCCGATTTACTTTGTACTAATGCCAGCGTCTATATTCACAATTTGTCCCACTACAGAACACAAGCACGATGTGGACTTAGTTGAAGACATGTTGAAAACTGTATTAACTAAAACCGATTGTCATGCTGAAACCGATATCTTAATGAATCAGATCTCTTCAATAGTTTCTACTTGGATTGAGACAAATCAGAAATATCTCTCGGAATACTACATGAACCGTTTTTCTGCGAGACGCAGTGTATTGAACAAAGTTACACTTCCTACTTTTAGTGAAACTGTTGAACCTCCGTCGTTTAGAAGGCTCTCTCTAAGGCAGAACTCAATGGTCGTGGGTGCACTTATTGAGAGTTTAAACGAAAGAGGGTGA
- the acnA gene encoding aconitate hydratase AcnA yields MSKQGLKNLDSLLTQWTLETGNVYIIDLNKVANVLKIDLHSIPYSSRILIESLLRNIYLKKYDDSYAPFVTKLATNELTDVPFTPSRIIMQDFTGVPALVDLTAMRDEILERGGDPTKVNPMLRTDVVIDHSIQVDSFGHKDSILFNERMEFKRNYERYQFLKWAESTFQNVKIWPPGSGIIHQLNLEHLSTVIQVDDTSRGAFLYPETVLGTDSHTTMINALGVLGWGVGGIEAEATMLGLPANVRVADVVGVYLDGLLPEQCTSTDLVLYCTQVLRNEDLTGCLLEFIGPGTRELDVTDRATISNMAPEYGATVAYFPVDDFTIRYMCDTNRSSLASLTKRYFTYQGLFRRPDSPLPNYSKIITIDMSRVTLSVSGPYRPEDRFPISKLGQSFRQSVRTQKSKEALIPKQTNSKNLQDGAVVIAAISSCTNTSNPYSMIAAGLLAKNAVQHGLEVPSYVKTSMAPGSRVVTAYLENGGLLGYLEKLGFYIVGYGCTTCSGSSGPLDRDLEKLIKEEGIYTAAVLSGNRNFPARIHPTVQANYLASPPSVVALAIAGTVNIDILKDPLGFNPDNYPVYLEDIWPKRSEITNIIQHHISSQLFETTYKSLETKQDRWNSIFSTKTMLYEWDSNSTYVQRPRLFTGSSVAQTTVQRARILAILGDDITTDHISPAGAILPSSSAGEYLHSMGISRNEYSTFGSRRGAHEVMIRGVFSNSRLLNRTARGREGGFTTHFPSGDLLPIYDAAMRYKEEGVPLVVIAGKRYGSGSSRDWAAKGPALLGVKAIIAESFERIHRSNLVRMGILPLEVIRDDTWDYTDFRGTELISFPTIEGIVSDSLIPIIAEKSDGRIVKLSARVRVESSDEYTYYMNGGILPHCLNVLTET; encoded by the coding sequence ATGAGCAAACAGGGACTGAAAAACCTAGATTCACTGTTAACGCAATGGACACTAGAAACGGGTAATGTCTATATTATCGATTTGAACAAAGTTGCTAATGTACTAAAAATTGACCTCCATTCTATCCCATATTCCTCCAGGATTCTTATCGAATCTCTTTTACGTAATATTTACTTAAAAAAATACGATGATTCTTATGCTCCATTTGTTACCAAATTGGCTACAAATGAATTGACTGATGTTCCGTTTACTCCCTCGCGAATTATTATGCAGGATTTTACTGGGGTCCCTGCACTCGTGGATCTTACAGCTATGAGGGACGAAATCCTAGAAAGAGGGGGAGATCCGACCAAGGTCAATCCGATGTTAAGAACGGATGTTGTTATTGATCACTCAATTCAGGTTGATTCATTTGGACACAAAGATTCTATCCTCTTTAATGAAAGGATGGAATTTAAGCGGAATTACGAAAGGTATCAATTCTTGAAATGGGCAGAATCAACGTTTCAAAATGTGAAGATTTGGCCTCCTGGTTCTGGGATAATTCATCAATTAAACCTTGAACATTTGTCAACTGTTATTCAAGTTGATGATACTTCTAGGGGGGCTTTCTTGTATCCAGAGACAGTTCTGGGTACAGATAGCCATACAACGATGATTAACGCTCTTGGAGTGTTGGGATGGGGAGTGGGGGGGATTGAAGCTGAGGCAACGATGTTGGGACTTCCAGCGAATGTAAGAGTTGCTGATGTCGTTGGCGTGTATCTGGATGGACTCCTTCCCGAGCAATGCACCTCGACGGATTTAGTTCTGTATTGTACTCAAGTGTTACGAAATGAAGATCTAACTGGATGCTTATTAGAATTCATTGGTCCTGGTACAAGAGAGTTAGATGTAACAGATCGTGCGACAATTTCTAACATGGCTCCGGAATATGGTGCCACGGTAGCGTATTTTCCTGTGGACGACTTTACCATACGATATATGTGTGACACGAACCGCTCCTCATTGGCCAGTCTGACTAAACGTTACTTTACGTATCAAGGACTATTTAGGAGACCTGATAGTCCACTTCCTAATTACTCGAAGATTATTACGATCGACATGTCAAGAGTAACGCTCAGTGTCTCTGGTCCATATAGGCCGGAGGACCGCTTTCCCATTTCGAAACTGGGGCAATCGTTTAGGCAATCTGTCAGAACGCAAAAAAGTAAGGAAGCATTAATACCAAAACAAACAAATTCGAAGAATTTACAAGACGGGGCAGTTGTGATTGCAGCAATTAGTTCCTGTACCAACACGTCTAATCCATATTCGATGATCGCTGCGGGGTTACTCGCCAAAAACGCAGTTCAACACGGCCTTGAGGTTCCGTCTTACGTAAAAACTAGTATGGCACCAGGCTCAAGAGTAGTTACAGCATATTTAGAAAATGGGGGGCTATTAGGATATTTAGAAAAACTCGGATTTTACATAGTTGGATATGGTTGCACCACATGTTCAGGAAGCAGTGGTCCACTTGATCGAGATTTGGAAAAATTGATCAAAGAAGAAGGTATCTACACGGCTGCGGTTCTAAGTGGGAATCGTAATTTTCCAGCACGGATACATCCTACTGTTCAGGCAAATTACCTTGCATCCCCGCCTAGTGTTGTCGCACTCGCCATTGCTGGTACTGTGAACATTGACATCTTAAAAGATCCTCTGGGGTTCAACCCGGACAATTATCCGGTGTATTTGGAAGATATTTGGCCCAAACGTAGTGAGATAACAAATATCATTCAACACCATATTTCATCGCAACTATTTGAAACGACTTATAAGTCGCTTGAAACAAAACAAGATAGGTGGAATAGTATTTTCTCTACAAAGACAATGCTGTACGAATGGGACTCTAACTCTACCTATGTGCAGAGACCTAGGCTATTTACGGGGTCATCTGTTGCTCAAACAACAGTGCAACGAGCACGAATTCTTGCAATTCTTGGTGATGATATTACTACTGACCACATTTCTCCTGCGGGAGCTATTCTTCCATCGAGTTCGGCCGGGGAGTATCTACACTCTATGGGGATTTCAAGAAATGAATATAGTACGTTTGGTTCTCGGCGTGGCGCGCACGAAGTAATGATCCGCGGTGTTTTCTCTAATAGTCGTTTGTTGAATAGGACAGCGAGAGGAAGGGAAGGCGGATTCACGACGCATTTTCCGTCTGGGGATCTCTTACCAATATACGATGCGGCTATGCGTTACAAAGAGGAAGGTGTCCCATTGGTTGTTATTGCAGGTAAACGTTATGGTAGTGGTTCATCGAGGGATTGGGCTGCAAAGGGACCGGCACTCTTAGGCGTTAAGGCAATTATCGCAGAAAGTTTTGAAAGAATTCATCGTTCCAACTTAGTGCGCATGGGAATTCTGCCACTGGAAGTTATAAGAGATGATACATGGGATTATACAGATTTTCGTGGAACGGAATTGATATCATTTCCTACTATAGAGGGTATAGTATCGGACTCATTAATCCCAATTATTGCAGAAAAAAGTGATGGTCGAATTGTCAAATTGTCCGCACGAGTGCGTGTGGAATCTTCTGACGAATACACGTATTACATGAATGGAGGGATATTGCCTCACTGTTTAAACGTTCTTACAGAAACCTAA